Proteins encoded within one genomic window of Tamandua tetradactyla isolate mTamTet1 chromosome 11, mTamTet1.pri, whole genome shotgun sequence:
- the PTBP1 gene encoding polypyrimidine tract-binding protein 1 isoform X1: protein MDGIVPDIAVGTKRGSDELFSTCVTNGPFIMSSNSASAANGNDSKKFKGDSRSTGVPSRVIHVRKLPSDVTEGEVISLGLPFGKVTNLLMLKGKNQAFLEMTTEEAANTLVNYYTSVTPVLRGQPVYIQFSNHKELKTDSSPNQARAQAALQAVNSVQSGNLALAASTAAVDAGMAMAGQSPVLRIIVENLFYPVTLDVLHQIFSKFGTVLKIITFTKNNQFQALLQYADPVSAQHAKLSLDGQNIYNACCTLRIDFSKLTSLNVKYNNDKSRDYTRPDLPSGDSQPSLDQTMAAAFGAPGIISASPYAGAGFPPTFAIPQAAGLSVPNVHGALAPLAIPSAAAAAAGRIAIPGLAGAGNSVLLVSNLNPERVTPQSLFILFGVYGDVQRVKVLFNKKENALVQMADGSQAQLAMSHLNGHKLHGKPIRITLSKHQSVQLPREGQEDQGLTKDYGNSPLHRFKKPGSKNFQNIFPPSATLHLSNVPPSVSEEDLKILFSSNGGIVKGFKFFQKDRKMALIQMASVEEAIQALIDLHNHDLGENHHLRVSFSKSTI from the exons CATTGTCCCAGATATAGCAGTTGGTACAAAG cGGGGATCAGACGAGCTTTTCTCTACCTGTGTTACTAACGGACCCTTTATCATGAGCAGCAACTCGGCCTCTGCAG CAAATGGGAACGACAGCAAGAAGTTCAAAGGGGACAGCAGGAGCACGGGGGTCCCATCCAGAGTGATCCACGTCCGGAAGCTTCCGAGTGACGTCACTGAGGGCGAGGTTATATCCCTGGGACTGCCCTTCGGGAAGGTCACCAACCTCTtgatgctgaaaggaaaaaaccaG GCCTTTCTCGAGATGACCACAGAGGAAGCCGCTAATACCTTGGTCAACTACTATACCTCGGTGACACCTGTGCTGCGTGGCCAGCCTGTCTACATCCAATTCTCTAATCATAAGGAGCTCAAAACGGACAGCTCGCCCAACCAAGCG CGGGCCCAGGCAGCCCTGCAGGCCGTGAACTCTGTGCAGTCAGGGAACCTAGCGCTGGCTGCCTCAACTGCTGCCGTGGATGCTGGGATGGCCATGGCTGGCCAGAGCCCCGTGCTCCGTATCATTGTGGAGAACCTCTTCTACCCAGTGACACTGGATGTGCTCCACCAG ATTTTTTCCAAGTTCGGCACAGTCCTGAAAATCATCACTTTCACCAAGAACAATCAGTTTCAGGCACTGCTCCAATATGCAGACCCTGTGAGCGCACAGCACGCCAAGTTG TCCCTGgacggacagaacatctataaCGCCTGCTGCACACTGCGCATCGACTTCTCCAAGCTCACCAGCCTCAACGTGAAGTACAACAATGACAAGAGCCGGGACTACACACGCCCTGACCTGCCCTCTGGTGACAGCCAGCCCTCCCTGGACCAGACCATGGCCGCTGCCTTTG GTGCACCTGGTATAATCTCAGCCTCCCCGTATGCAGGAGCTGGTTTCCCTCCCACCTTTGCCATTCCTCAAGCTGCAG GCCTTTCTGTTCCCAATGTCCATGGAGCCCTGGCCCCGCTAGCCATCCCATCAGCGGCAGCGGCGGCTGCGGGCCGGATTGCCATCCCTGGCCTGGCAGGGGCAGGGAACTCGGTGTTGCTGGTCAGCAACCTCAACCCAGAG AGAGTCACACCCCAAAGCCTCTTTATTCTTTTCG GCGTCTACGGTGACGTGCAGCGGGTGAAGGTCCTGTTCAACAAGAAGGAGAACGCTCTGGTCCAGATGGCCGACGGCAGCCAGGCCCAGCTTG CCATGAGCCACCTGAACGGGCACAAACTGCACGGAAAGCCGATCCGTATCACGCTGTCCAAGCACCAGAGTGTGCAGCTGCCCCGCGAGGGCCAGGAGGACCAGGGTCTCACCAAGGACTATGGCAACTCACCCCTGCACCGCTTCAAGAAGCCTGGCTCCAAGAACTTCCAGAACATCTTCCCGCCTTCGGCCACCTTGCACCTCTCCAATGTTCC GCCTTCAGTGTCTGAGGAGGACCTCAAGATCTTGTTTTCCAGTAATGGAGGGATCGTCAAAGGATTCAAGTTCTTCCA GAAGGACCGCAAAATGGCACTGATCCAGATGGCCTCGGTGGAGGAGGCCATCCAGGCTCTCATTGACCTGCACAACCATGACCTGGGCGAGAACCACCACCTGCGCGTCTCCTTCTCCAAGTCCACCATCTAG
- the PLPPR3 gene encoding phospholipid phosphatase-related protein type 3 isoform X2, which produces MISPKEKNKTPKDSMTLLPCFYFVELTDLFKPAKVGFQCYDRTLSMPYVETHEELVPLLMLLSLAFAAPAASIMVGEGVLYCLQSRLWGRGGGPGGPEGSINAGGCNFNSFLRRTVRFVGVHVFGLCATALVTDVIQLATGYHAPFFLTVCKPNYTLLGTACDTNPYVTQDICSGPDTHAILSARKTFPSQHATLSAFAAVYVSMYFNSVVSDATKLLKPILVFAFAIAAGVCGLTQITQYRSHPVDVYAGFLIGAGIAAYLACHAVGNFQAPAVEKPAAPAPTKDALRALTQRGHDAVYQQSKSASTDELGPPGRLGEAARPVARDKSSLGSLKRASVDADLLAPRSPMGKENMVTFSHTLPRASAPSLDDPARRHMTVHVPLDAARSRQLVREWKQKALEGRGLGLPDEASPGPLRPPAEPMAEEEEEEEEDDEEEEEEDEEEAGGPAPPSLYPTVQARPGFGPRVLLPPRAGPPPLVHIPEEGAAGGAGLSPQSGAAVRAKWLAMAEKGGPGVANAPRLLQVIAMSKGPGGPGPGARGAETASSSSASSDSSQYRSPSDRDSASIVTIDAHAPHHPVVHLSSGNGPWEWKAAAGGPRAAEGEGGYEAGDLARGFRGGARPPGVSPGSSVSDGDQEEPRFGAVATVNLATGEGLPPLGPGSRESTLRRKTGCGARGELGEAEAESAYRKVQAARRFQE; this is translated from the exons ATGATCTCgcccaaggagaaaaataaaaccccaaaggACAGCATGACGCTCCTGCCCTGCTTCTACTTCGTGGAG CTGACCGACCTCTTCAAGCCAGCTAAGGTGGGCTTCCAGTGCTACGACCGCACACTTTCCATGCCCTACGTGGAGACCCATGAGGAGCTGGTGCCCCTGCTCATGCTGCTCAGCCTGGCCTTTGCTGCCCCGGCAGCCTCG ATCATGGTCGGTGAGGGTGTCCTGTACTGCCTGCAGTCCCGTCTGTGGGGACGCGGCGGGGGCCCAGGTGGGCCTGAGGGCAGCATCAACGCCGGTGGCTGCAACTTCAACAGCTTCCTACGGCGCACGGTGCGCTTCGTGG GCGTCCACGTGTTCGGCCTGTGCGCCACCGCCCTGGTGACCGACGTCATCCAGCTGGCCACGGGCTACCACGCGCCCTTCTTCCTGACCGTCTGCAAACCCAACTACACGCTGCTGGGTACGGCCTGCGACACCAACCCCTACGTCACGCAGGACATCTGCTCGGGCCCGGACACCCACGCCATCCTCTCCGCGCG gaagacCTTCCCATCACAGCACGCCACGCTCTCGGCCTTCGCTGCTGTCTACGTGTCG ATGTACTTCAACTCGGTGGTGTCGGATGCCACGAAACTGCTCAAGCCCATCCTGGTGTTCGCCTTCGCCATCGCGGCGGGCGTGTGCGGCCTCACGCAGATCACGCAGTACCGCAGCCACCCCGTGGACGTCTACGCGGGCTTCCTCATCGGCGCGGGCATCGCCGCTTACCTG GCCTGCCACGCGGTGGGCAACTTCCAGGCCCCGGCCGTGGAGAAGCCGGCGGCCCCGGCACCCACCAAGGACGCGCTGCGGGCGCTGACGCAGCGGGGCCACGACGCGGTGTACCAGCAGAGCAAGTCGGCGAGCACGGACGAGCTGGGCCCGCCGGGGCGGCTGGGGGAGGCGGCGCGGCCTGTGGCGCGCGACAAGAGCTCGCTGGGCAGCCTGAAGCGGGCGAGCGTGGACGCGGACCTGCTGGCGCCGCGCAGCCCCATGGGCAAGGAGAACATGGTGACCTTCAGCCACACACTGCCCCGCGCCAGTGCGCCCTCGCTCGACGACCCCGCGCGCCGCCACATGACCGTGCACGTGCCCCTGGACGCTGCGCGCTCCCGGCAGCTGGTCCGCGAGTGGAAGCAGAAGGCGCTGGAGGGCCGCGGCCTGGGGCTCCCCGATGAGGCCAGCCCCGGGCCCCTGCGGCCGCCGGCCGAGCCCATGGccgaggaagaggaggaggaggaggaggacgatgaagaggaggaggaggaggacgaaGAGGAGGCTggcggccccgccccgccctcgCTCTACCCCACGGTGCAGGCGCGCCCAGGCTTCGGGCCGCGGGTCCTGCTGCCGCCGCGCGCGGGGCCACCGCCCCTGGTGCACATCCCCGAGGAGGGCGCGGCGGGGGGCGCTGGCCTGTCCCCCCAGAGCGGCGCAGCCGTGCGCGCCAAGTGGCTGGCGATGGCCGAGAAGGGCGGGCCGGGTGTGGCCAATGCCCCGCGACTGCTGCAGGTCATCGCCATGTCCAAGGGTCCGGGCGGGCCTGGGCCGGGAGCCAGAGGCGCCGAGACGGCCTCGTCCTCCAGCGCCAGCTCCGACTCGTCGCAGTACCGCTCGCCGTCTGACCGCGACTCGGCTAGTATCGTCACCATCGACGCGCACGCGCCCCACCACCCCGTGGTGCACCTGTCCTCGGGGAACGGGCCCTGGGAATGGAAGGCGGCGGCCGGCGGGCCCCGGGCGGCGGAGGGCGAGGGCGGCTACGAGGCGGGCGACCTGGCCCGCGGCTTTCGCGGGGGTGCCAGACCGCCCGGCGTGTCTCCGGGCTCGTCTGTCAGCGACGGGGATCAGGAAGAACCCCGCTTCGGAGCCGTGGCCACCGTCAACCTGGCCACGGGCGAGGGGCTGCCCCCGCTGGGTCCGGGCAGCCGGGAGTCGACGCTGCGGCGCAAGACGGGCTGCGGTGCACGGGGTGAGCTGGGCGAGGCGGAGGCCGAGAGCGCCTACAGGAAGGTCCAGGCCGCCCGCAGGTTCCAGGAGTGA
- the PTBP1 gene encoding polypyrimidine tract-binding protein 1 isoform X3 — protein MSSNSASAANGNDSKKFKGDSRSTGVPSRVIHVRKLPSDVTEGEVISLGLPFGKVTNLLMLKGKNQAFLEMTTEEAANTLVNYYTSVTPVLRGQPVYIQFSNHKELKTDSSPNQARAQAALQAVNSVQSGNLALAASTAAVDAGMAMAGQSPVLRIIVENLFYPVTLDVLHQIFSKFGTVLKIITFTKNNQFQALLQYADPVSAQHAKLSLDGQNIYNACCTLRIDFSKLTSLNVKYNNDKSRDYTRPDLPSGDSQPSLDQTMAAAFGAPGIISASPYAGAGFPPTFAIPQAAGLSVPNVHGALAPLAIPSAAAAAAGRIAIPGLAGAGNSVLLVSNLNPERVTPQSLFILFGVYGDVQRVKVLFNKKENALVQMADGSQAQLAMSHLNGHKLHGKPIRITLSKHQSVQLPREGQEDQGLTKDYGNSPLHRFKKPGSKNFQNIFPPSATLHLSNVPPSVSEEDLKILFSSNGGIVKGFKFFQKDRKMALIQMASVEEAIQALIDLHNHDLGENHHLRVSFSKSTI, from the exons ATGAGCAGCAACTCGGCCTCTGCAG CAAATGGGAACGACAGCAAGAAGTTCAAAGGGGACAGCAGGAGCACGGGGGTCCCATCCAGAGTGATCCACGTCCGGAAGCTTCCGAGTGACGTCACTGAGGGCGAGGTTATATCCCTGGGACTGCCCTTCGGGAAGGTCACCAACCTCTtgatgctgaaaggaaaaaaccaG GCCTTTCTCGAGATGACCACAGAGGAAGCCGCTAATACCTTGGTCAACTACTATACCTCGGTGACACCTGTGCTGCGTGGCCAGCCTGTCTACATCCAATTCTCTAATCATAAGGAGCTCAAAACGGACAGCTCGCCCAACCAAGCG CGGGCCCAGGCAGCCCTGCAGGCCGTGAACTCTGTGCAGTCAGGGAACCTAGCGCTGGCTGCCTCAACTGCTGCCGTGGATGCTGGGATGGCCATGGCTGGCCAGAGCCCCGTGCTCCGTATCATTGTGGAGAACCTCTTCTACCCAGTGACACTGGATGTGCTCCACCAG ATTTTTTCCAAGTTCGGCACAGTCCTGAAAATCATCACTTTCACCAAGAACAATCAGTTTCAGGCACTGCTCCAATATGCAGACCCTGTGAGCGCACAGCACGCCAAGTTG TCCCTGgacggacagaacatctataaCGCCTGCTGCACACTGCGCATCGACTTCTCCAAGCTCACCAGCCTCAACGTGAAGTACAACAATGACAAGAGCCGGGACTACACACGCCCTGACCTGCCCTCTGGTGACAGCCAGCCCTCCCTGGACCAGACCATGGCCGCTGCCTTTG GTGCACCTGGTATAATCTCAGCCTCCCCGTATGCAGGAGCTGGTTTCCCTCCCACCTTTGCCATTCCTCAAGCTGCAG GCCTTTCTGTTCCCAATGTCCATGGAGCCCTGGCCCCGCTAGCCATCCCATCAGCGGCAGCGGCGGCTGCGGGCCGGATTGCCATCCCTGGCCTGGCAGGGGCAGGGAACTCGGTGTTGCTGGTCAGCAACCTCAACCCAGAG AGAGTCACACCCCAAAGCCTCTTTATTCTTTTCG GCGTCTACGGTGACGTGCAGCGGGTGAAGGTCCTGTTCAACAAGAAGGAGAACGCTCTGGTCCAGATGGCCGACGGCAGCCAGGCCCAGCTTG CCATGAGCCACCTGAACGGGCACAAACTGCACGGAAAGCCGATCCGTATCACGCTGTCCAAGCACCAGAGTGTGCAGCTGCCCCGCGAGGGCCAGGAGGACCAGGGTCTCACCAAGGACTATGGCAACTCACCCCTGCACCGCTTCAAGAAGCCTGGCTCCAAGAACTTCCAGAACATCTTCCCGCCTTCGGCCACCTTGCACCTCTCCAATGTTCC GCCTTCAGTGTCTGAGGAGGACCTCAAGATCTTGTTTTCCAGTAATGGAGGGATCGTCAAAGGATTCAAGTTCTTCCA GAAGGACCGCAAAATGGCACTGATCCAGATGGCCTCGGTGGAGGAGGCCATCCAGGCTCTCATTGACCTGCACAACCATGACCTGGGCGAGAACCACCACCTGCGCGTCTCCTTCTCCAAGTCCACCATCTAG
- the PLPPR3 gene encoding phospholipid phosphatase-related protein type 3 isoform X1 — protein MISPKEKNKTPKDSMTLLPCFYFVELPIVASSIVSLYFLELTDLFKPAKVGFQCYDRTLSMPYVETHEELVPLLMLLSLAFAAPAASIMVGEGVLYCLQSRLWGRGGGPGGPEGSINAGGCNFNSFLRRTVRFVGVHVFGLCATALVTDVIQLATGYHAPFFLTVCKPNYTLLGTACDTNPYVTQDICSGPDTHAILSARKTFPSQHATLSAFAAVYVSMYFNSVVSDATKLLKPILVFAFAIAAGVCGLTQITQYRSHPVDVYAGFLIGAGIAAYLACHAVGNFQAPAVEKPAAPAPTKDALRALTQRGHDAVYQQSKSASTDELGPPGRLGEAARPVARDKSSLGSLKRASVDADLLAPRSPMGKENMVTFSHTLPRASAPSLDDPARRHMTVHVPLDAARSRQLVREWKQKALEGRGLGLPDEASPGPLRPPAEPMAEEEEEEEEDDEEEEEEDEEEAGGPAPPSLYPTVQARPGFGPRVLLPPRAGPPPLVHIPEEGAAGGAGLSPQSGAAVRAKWLAMAEKGGPGVANAPRLLQVIAMSKGPGGPGPGARGAETASSSSASSDSSQYRSPSDRDSASIVTIDAHAPHHPVVHLSSGNGPWEWKAAAGGPRAAEGEGGYEAGDLARGFRGGARPPGVSPGSSVSDGDQEEPRFGAVATVNLATGEGLPPLGPGSRESTLRRKTGCGARGELGEAEAESAYRKVQAARRFQE, from the exons ATGATCTCgcccaaggagaaaaataaaaccccaaaggACAGCATGACGCTCCTGCCCTGCTTCTACTTCGTGGAG CTACCCATCGTGGCGTCCTCCATCGTGTCCCTTTACTTCCTGGAGCTGACCGACCTCTTCAAGCCAGCTAAGGTGGGCTTCCAGTGCTACGACCGCACACTTTCCATGCCCTACGTGGAGACCCATGAGGAGCTGGTGCCCCTGCTCATGCTGCTCAGCCTGGCCTTTGCTGCCCCGGCAGCCTCG ATCATGGTCGGTGAGGGTGTCCTGTACTGCCTGCAGTCCCGTCTGTGGGGACGCGGCGGGGGCCCAGGTGGGCCTGAGGGCAGCATCAACGCCGGTGGCTGCAACTTCAACAGCTTCCTACGGCGCACGGTGCGCTTCGTGG GCGTCCACGTGTTCGGCCTGTGCGCCACCGCCCTGGTGACCGACGTCATCCAGCTGGCCACGGGCTACCACGCGCCCTTCTTCCTGACCGTCTGCAAACCCAACTACACGCTGCTGGGTACGGCCTGCGACACCAACCCCTACGTCACGCAGGACATCTGCTCGGGCCCGGACACCCACGCCATCCTCTCCGCGCG gaagacCTTCCCATCACAGCACGCCACGCTCTCGGCCTTCGCTGCTGTCTACGTGTCG ATGTACTTCAACTCGGTGGTGTCGGATGCCACGAAACTGCTCAAGCCCATCCTGGTGTTCGCCTTCGCCATCGCGGCGGGCGTGTGCGGCCTCACGCAGATCACGCAGTACCGCAGCCACCCCGTGGACGTCTACGCGGGCTTCCTCATCGGCGCGGGCATCGCCGCTTACCTG GCCTGCCACGCGGTGGGCAACTTCCAGGCCCCGGCCGTGGAGAAGCCGGCGGCCCCGGCACCCACCAAGGACGCGCTGCGGGCGCTGACGCAGCGGGGCCACGACGCGGTGTACCAGCAGAGCAAGTCGGCGAGCACGGACGAGCTGGGCCCGCCGGGGCGGCTGGGGGAGGCGGCGCGGCCTGTGGCGCGCGACAAGAGCTCGCTGGGCAGCCTGAAGCGGGCGAGCGTGGACGCGGACCTGCTGGCGCCGCGCAGCCCCATGGGCAAGGAGAACATGGTGACCTTCAGCCACACACTGCCCCGCGCCAGTGCGCCCTCGCTCGACGACCCCGCGCGCCGCCACATGACCGTGCACGTGCCCCTGGACGCTGCGCGCTCCCGGCAGCTGGTCCGCGAGTGGAAGCAGAAGGCGCTGGAGGGCCGCGGCCTGGGGCTCCCCGATGAGGCCAGCCCCGGGCCCCTGCGGCCGCCGGCCGAGCCCATGGccgaggaagaggaggaggaggaggaggacgatgaagaggaggaggaggaggacgaaGAGGAGGCTggcggccccgccccgccctcgCTCTACCCCACGGTGCAGGCGCGCCCAGGCTTCGGGCCGCGGGTCCTGCTGCCGCCGCGCGCGGGGCCACCGCCCCTGGTGCACATCCCCGAGGAGGGCGCGGCGGGGGGCGCTGGCCTGTCCCCCCAGAGCGGCGCAGCCGTGCGCGCCAAGTGGCTGGCGATGGCCGAGAAGGGCGGGCCGGGTGTGGCCAATGCCCCGCGACTGCTGCAGGTCATCGCCATGTCCAAGGGTCCGGGCGGGCCTGGGCCGGGAGCCAGAGGCGCCGAGACGGCCTCGTCCTCCAGCGCCAGCTCCGACTCGTCGCAGTACCGCTCGCCGTCTGACCGCGACTCGGCTAGTATCGTCACCATCGACGCGCACGCGCCCCACCACCCCGTGGTGCACCTGTCCTCGGGGAACGGGCCCTGGGAATGGAAGGCGGCGGCCGGCGGGCCCCGGGCGGCGGAGGGCGAGGGCGGCTACGAGGCGGGCGACCTGGCCCGCGGCTTTCGCGGGGGTGCCAGACCGCCCGGCGTGTCTCCGGGCTCGTCTGTCAGCGACGGGGATCAGGAAGAACCCCGCTTCGGAGCCGTGGCCACCGTCAACCTGGCCACGGGCGAGGGGCTGCCCCCGCTGGGTCCGGGCAGCCGGGAGTCGACGCTGCGGCGCAAGACGGGCTGCGGTGCACGGGGTGAGCTGGGCGAGGCGGAGGCCGAGAGCGCCTACAGGAAGGTCCAGGCCGCCCGCAGGTTCCAGGAGTGA
- the PTBP1 gene encoding polypyrimidine tract-binding protein 1 isoform X2, with protein MDGIVPDIAVGTKRGSDELFSTCVTNGPFIMSSNSASAANGNDSKKFKGDSRSTGVPSRVIHVRKLPSDVTEGEVISLGLPFGKVTNLLMLKGKNQAFLEMTTEEAANTLVNYYTSVTPVLRGQPVYIQFSNHKELKTDSSPNQARAQAALQAVNSVQSGNLALAASTAAVDAGMAMAGQSPVLRIIVENLFYPVTLDVLHQIFSKFGTVLKIITFTKNNQFQALLQYADPVSAQHAKLSLDGQNIYNACCTLRIDFSKLTSLNVKYNNDKSRDYTRPDLPSGDSQPSLDQTMAAAFGLSVPNVHGALAPLAIPSAAAAAAGRIAIPGLAGAGNSVLLVSNLNPERVTPQSLFILFGVYGDVQRVKVLFNKKENALVQMADGSQAQLAMSHLNGHKLHGKPIRITLSKHQSVQLPREGQEDQGLTKDYGNSPLHRFKKPGSKNFQNIFPPSATLHLSNVPPSVSEEDLKILFSSNGGIVKGFKFFQKDRKMALIQMASVEEAIQALIDLHNHDLGENHHLRVSFSKSTI; from the exons CATTGTCCCAGATATAGCAGTTGGTACAAAG cGGGGATCAGACGAGCTTTTCTCTACCTGTGTTACTAACGGACCCTTTATCATGAGCAGCAACTCGGCCTCTGCAG CAAATGGGAACGACAGCAAGAAGTTCAAAGGGGACAGCAGGAGCACGGGGGTCCCATCCAGAGTGATCCACGTCCGGAAGCTTCCGAGTGACGTCACTGAGGGCGAGGTTATATCCCTGGGACTGCCCTTCGGGAAGGTCACCAACCTCTtgatgctgaaaggaaaaaaccaG GCCTTTCTCGAGATGACCACAGAGGAAGCCGCTAATACCTTGGTCAACTACTATACCTCGGTGACACCTGTGCTGCGTGGCCAGCCTGTCTACATCCAATTCTCTAATCATAAGGAGCTCAAAACGGACAGCTCGCCCAACCAAGCG CGGGCCCAGGCAGCCCTGCAGGCCGTGAACTCTGTGCAGTCAGGGAACCTAGCGCTGGCTGCCTCAACTGCTGCCGTGGATGCTGGGATGGCCATGGCTGGCCAGAGCCCCGTGCTCCGTATCATTGTGGAGAACCTCTTCTACCCAGTGACACTGGATGTGCTCCACCAG ATTTTTTCCAAGTTCGGCACAGTCCTGAAAATCATCACTTTCACCAAGAACAATCAGTTTCAGGCACTGCTCCAATATGCAGACCCTGTGAGCGCACAGCACGCCAAGTTG TCCCTGgacggacagaacatctataaCGCCTGCTGCACACTGCGCATCGACTTCTCCAAGCTCACCAGCCTCAACGTGAAGTACAACAATGACAAGAGCCGGGACTACACACGCCCTGACCTGCCCTCTGGTGACAGCCAGCCCTCCCTGGACCAGACCATGGCCGCTGCCTTTG GCCTTTCTGTTCCCAATGTCCATGGAGCCCTGGCCCCGCTAGCCATCCCATCAGCGGCAGCGGCGGCTGCGGGCCGGATTGCCATCCCTGGCCTGGCAGGGGCAGGGAACTCGGTGTTGCTGGTCAGCAACCTCAACCCAGAG AGAGTCACACCCCAAAGCCTCTTTATTCTTTTCG GCGTCTACGGTGACGTGCAGCGGGTGAAGGTCCTGTTCAACAAGAAGGAGAACGCTCTGGTCCAGATGGCCGACGGCAGCCAGGCCCAGCTTG CCATGAGCCACCTGAACGGGCACAAACTGCACGGAAAGCCGATCCGTATCACGCTGTCCAAGCACCAGAGTGTGCAGCTGCCCCGCGAGGGCCAGGAGGACCAGGGTCTCACCAAGGACTATGGCAACTCACCCCTGCACCGCTTCAAGAAGCCTGGCTCCAAGAACTTCCAGAACATCTTCCCGCCTTCGGCCACCTTGCACCTCTCCAATGTTCC GCCTTCAGTGTCTGAGGAGGACCTCAAGATCTTGTTTTCCAGTAATGGAGGGATCGTCAAAGGATTCAAGTTCTTCCA GAAGGACCGCAAAATGGCACTGATCCAGATGGCCTCGGTGGAGGAGGCCATCCAGGCTCTCATTGACCTGCACAACCATGACCTGGGCGAGAACCACCACCTGCGCGTCTCCTTCTCCAAGTCCACCATCTAG